A part of Campylobacter concisus genomic DNA contains:
- a CDS encoding formate dehydrogenase has translation MTSKGEFAAGRGLYYSLFSRFFVFSQDADRFAGVNAMLGLAAAHALNEESATAIMRIQAKFDEKNPQNLADEFDEIFHALPSPLRNSLSYYDEGYEVGHACAKVRKILARTDIRRDEAKFKENEDNVGFVFALMSEFIAREGKRELYGELEEQLFKEIINPNIDEFIESLFNHESSEIYKDVAVLLQGFIEFERVVLSAPRPINQGKNKKTLDGVSRSEAIRRQKNRVRKLKAMEEENAKK, from the coding sequence ATGACTAGCAAGGGCGAATTTGCGGCGGGACGTGGGCTTTACTACTCGCTATTTTCGCGTTTTTTCGTTTTTAGCCAAGACGCGGATAGATTTGCAGGCGTAAACGCGATGCTAGGCCTTGCCGCAGCGCACGCTCTAAACGAGGAATCGGCCACTGCCATAATGCGCATACAGGCAAAATTCGACGAAAAAAATCCGCAAAATTTAGCGGATGAATTCGATGAAATTTTCCACGCTCTGCCAAGTCCGCTTAGAAACTCGCTGTCCTACTACGACGAGGGCTACGAGGTCGGACACGCCTGCGCAAAAGTGCGTAAAATTTTAGCCCGCACAGACATTAGGCGCGACGAGGCTAAATTTAAAGAAAACGAAGACAACGTGGGCTTCGTGTTTGCGCTAATGAGCGAATTTATAGCACGCGAGGGCAAGCGTGAGCTATACGGCGAGCTTGAGGAGCAGCTTTTTAAAGAGATCATAAACCCAAACATCGACGAGTTTATAGAGAGTCTTTTTAACCACGAAAGCAGCGAAATTTATAAAGACGTCGCAGTGCTTCTGCAAGGATTTATAGAGTTTGAGCGCGTAGTTTTAAGCGCGCCGCGTCCTATAAATCAAGGCAAAAACAAAAAGACTTTGGACGGAGTTTCAAGATCTGAGGCCATAAGAAGACAAAAAAACCGAGTGAGAAAGCTAAAAGCTATGGAGGAAGAAAATGCAAAAAAATAG